A genomic region of Trifolium pratense cultivar HEN17-A07 linkage group LG3, ARS_RC_1.1, whole genome shotgun sequence contains the following coding sequences:
- the LOC123917248 gene encoding non-specific lipid-transfer protein 1-like: MSGKKCLVLFVPLMVLCMLMTTLESRQIDDITCSEAISSLLPCVPFLEGSLPATPSSDCCVGVTNVANKANTTPSRRSTCQCLKNASTKFGVNADRAKQLPQLCHVSLPFVISPTIDCNSIP, translated from the exons ATGTCAGGAAAGAAATGTCTTGTTCTTTTTGTGCCTTTAATGGTTTTATGCATGTTAATGACAACATTAGAATCAAGGCAAATCGATGACATCACATGCTCCGAGGCTATTTCGTCTTTGTTGCCATGTGTACCTTTTCTAGAGGGTTCTCTCCCCGCAACACCATCTAGTGATTGTTGCGTAGGAGTGACCAATGTAGCCAATAAGGCCAACACTACTCCGAGTCGGAGAAGTACATGCCAATGTCTAAAAAACGCTTCAACAAAATTTGGTGTCAATGCCGATAGAGCAAAACAACTCCCACAACTTTGTCACGTTAGTTTGCCCTTTGTTATTAGTCCTACTATCGATTGCAACTC GATTCCATGA
- the LOC123917250 gene encoding 3-hydroxyisobutyryl-CoA hydrolase-like protein 5 isoform X1, with translation MRGNFLFIVKHSLTISHLPFSTSHCGIVSYFLHSLHTLTYSIFSFLHQMASAAAAADIPNEQDVLGEEIDHVRVITLNRPKQLNAISPNLVFLLAQYLEKWEKDDKAELIILKGAGRAFCAGGDLRVFYGGRKTKDSCLEVVYRFYWLCHHISTYKKTQVALVHGISMGGGAALMIPLKFSVVTEKTVFATPEASFGFHTDCGFSYYHSRLPGYLGEYLALTGARLNGKELVAAGLATHIVSSEKIVELEKRLISLNSGDVNAVRSVIEEFSSEVKLDEESILNKKSVIDECFSKDSVEEIIKSLEVESSKEGNGWLGPALKGLKRSSPTALKVALRSVREGRNQSLSECLKKEFILTMNILRTTISEDMYEGIRALTIDKDNAPKWDPPSLDKVDDEKLDLIFKLFDKELELQIPESVDSRWDGKYENSVYAAVPNRETPIPS, from the exons ATGCGGGGTAATTTTCTCTTTATAGTCAAACACTCGTTGACTATATCACACTTACCATTTTCTACCTCTCATTGTGGCATTGTATCCTATTTCCTCCATTCTCTTCATACTCTTACTTACAG catttttagttttttacatcaaatggcatccgctgctgctgctgctgacATACCAAATGAACAG GATGTTCTTGGAGAAGAGATAGATCATGTAAGAGTAATCACTTTGAACAGACCAAAACAATTGAATGCTATCTCACCTAACCTG GTTTTTCTGCTAGCACAATATTTGGAAAAATGGGAGAAAGATGACAAAGCTGAGCTAATCATCTTGAAG GGAGCTGGTAGGGCTTTCTGTGCCGGAGGGGATTTGAGAGTATTCTATGGTGGCAGGAAAACAA AGGATTCATGCCTTGAAGTGGTCTACAGATTTTACTGGCTTTGCCATCACATTAGTACCTATAAGAAAACTCAG GTTGCTCTTGTTCATGGAATCTCAATGGGTGGAGGAGCAGCTTTGATGATTCCTTTGAAATTTTCAGTTGTAACAGAAAAAACA GTTTTCGCCACTCCTGAAGCAAGTTTTGGATTTCATACTGATTGTGGCTTCTCATATTACCATTCTCGTTTGCCAGGGTATTTAG GTGAATACTTGGCGCTTACCGGAGCAAGGTTGAATGGAAAGGAATTAGTTGCAGCTGGACTCGCAACACATATAGTCTCTTCTGAG AAAATTGTTGAGCTAGAGAAGCGCTTGATCAGCTTAAATTCTGGAGATGTGAATGCTGTGAGATCAGTTATTGAAGAATTTTCTTCAGAAGTTAAACTTGATGAAGAGAGTATCTTAAACAA GAAATCAGTAATTGATGAGTGCTTCTCAAAGGATTctgttgaagaaattataaaatcaCTT GAAGTTGAATCAAGCAAGGAAGGAAATGGATGGTTAGGTCCAGCTTTAAAAGGACTGAAAAGGTCATCACCTACTGCATTGAAAGTAGCATTAAGATCA GTTCGCGAAGGAAGGAATCAATCACTATCTGAATGTCTAAAAAAGGAATTCATATTAACAATGAATATACTCCGAACTACGATATCTGAGGATATGTACGAG GGTATTAGAGCTCTCACCATTGACAAGGACAATGCTCCAAAG TGGGATCCTCCATCACTTGACAAAGTAGATGATgaaaaattggacttaatcttTAAGCTATTTGACAAGGAATTGGAGCTTCAGATTCCAGAAAGTGTGGACTCTAG GTGGGATGGTAAATATGAAAATTCAGTTTATGCTGCTGTTCCAAACAGAGAAACACCAATACCATCTTAG
- the LOC123917250 gene encoding 3-hydroxyisobutyryl-CoA hydrolase-like protein 5 isoform X2, which translates to MASAAAAADIPNEQDVLGEEIDHVRVITLNRPKQLNAISPNLVFLLAQYLEKWEKDDKAELIILKGAGRAFCAGGDLRVFYGGRKTKDSCLEVVYRFYWLCHHISTYKKTQVALVHGISMGGGAALMIPLKFSVVTEKTVFATPEASFGFHTDCGFSYYHSRLPGYLGEYLALTGARLNGKELVAAGLATHIVSSEKIVELEKRLISLNSGDVNAVRSVIEEFSSEVKLDEESILNKKSVIDECFSKDSVEEIIKSLEVESSKEGNGWLGPALKGLKRSSPTALKVALRSVREGRNQSLSECLKKEFILTMNILRTTISEDMYEGIRALTIDKDNAPKWDPPSLDKVDDEKLDLIFKLFDKELELQIPESVDSRWDGKYENSVYAAVPNRETPIPS; encoded by the exons atggcatccgctgctgctgctgctgacATACCAAATGAACAG GATGTTCTTGGAGAAGAGATAGATCATGTAAGAGTAATCACTTTGAACAGACCAAAACAATTGAATGCTATCTCACCTAACCTG GTTTTTCTGCTAGCACAATATTTGGAAAAATGGGAGAAAGATGACAAAGCTGAGCTAATCATCTTGAAG GGAGCTGGTAGGGCTTTCTGTGCCGGAGGGGATTTGAGAGTATTCTATGGTGGCAGGAAAACAA AGGATTCATGCCTTGAAGTGGTCTACAGATTTTACTGGCTTTGCCATCACATTAGTACCTATAAGAAAACTCAG GTTGCTCTTGTTCATGGAATCTCAATGGGTGGAGGAGCAGCTTTGATGATTCCTTTGAAATTTTCAGTTGTAACAGAAAAAACA GTTTTCGCCACTCCTGAAGCAAGTTTTGGATTTCATACTGATTGTGGCTTCTCATATTACCATTCTCGTTTGCCAGGGTATTTAG GTGAATACTTGGCGCTTACCGGAGCAAGGTTGAATGGAAAGGAATTAGTTGCAGCTGGACTCGCAACACATATAGTCTCTTCTGAG AAAATTGTTGAGCTAGAGAAGCGCTTGATCAGCTTAAATTCTGGAGATGTGAATGCTGTGAGATCAGTTATTGAAGAATTTTCTTCAGAAGTTAAACTTGATGAAGAGAGTATCTTAAACAA GAAATCAGTAATTGATGAGTGCTTCTCAAAGGATTctgttgaagaaattataaaatcaCTT GAAGTTGAATCAAGCAAGGAAGGAAATGGATGGTTAGGTCCAGCTTTAAAAGGACTGAAAAGGTCATCACCTACTGCATTGAAAGTAGCATTAAGATCA GTTCGCGAAGGAAGGAATCAATCACTATCTGAATGTCTAAAAAAGGAATTCATATTAACAATGAATATACTCCGAACTACGATATCTGAGGATATGTACGAG GGTATTAGAGCTCTCACCATTGACAAGGACAATGCTCCAAAG TGGGATCCTCCATCACTTGACAAAGTAGATGATgaaaaattggacttaatcttTAAGCTATTTGACAAGGAATTGGAGCTTCAGATTCCAGAAAGTGTGGACTCTAG GTGGGATGGTAAATATGAAAATTCAGTTTATGCTGCTGTTCCAAACAGAGAAACACCAATACCATCTTAG
- the LOC123917251 gene encoding uncharacterized protein LOC123917251 gives MNLNGLWNEVDQYNLNFKMECHEDNATLRQFIERSRVFKFLSGLNSEFNHIRVRILEKDKLPSLLEAFNIVRGEESRVLGSAKSSSEDCWCGYCGKSNHNIEMCFKLHGKEKVLARVGGFKGLSKKGTNQSVKDSEIVKDGIVLPQGEGMFLKPLSKEELESLQALMDSLNKPSSTYSGFCFEEDDWKC, from the exons ATGAATTTGAATGGCTTGTGGAATGAGGTGGATCAATATAATCTGAATTTTAAGATGGAATGTCATGAGGATAATGCTACATTGAGACAGTTTATCGAGAGATCAAGAGTCTTTAAGTTTCTTTCGGGTTTGAACTCGGAGTTTAATCACATTCGAGTTCGAATTTTAGAAAAGGATAAACTACCTTCTCTTTTGGAGGCTTTTAATATCGTTCGTGGTGAAGAAAGTCGTGTCTTGGGCTCTGCAAAGAGTAGCAGTGAAGATTGTTGGTGTGGTTATTGTGGGAAGTCGAATCACAATATCGAGATGTGTTTTAAACTTCATGGAAAGGAGAAGGTACTTGCACGCGTTGGAGGATTCAAAGGTTTATCAAAGAAGGGTACTAATCAATCAGTAAAGGATTCGGAGATTGTGAAAGATGGCATAGTTTTACCACAAGGTGAAGGGATGTTTTTGAAACCACTTAGTAAAGAAGAGTTGGAAAGTTTACAGGCTCTTATGGATTCTCTTAATAAACCTTCTAGCACTTATTCTG GATTTTGCTTCGAGGAAGACGATTGGAAGTGCTAA
- the LOC123917252 gene encoding aspartic proteinase nepenthesin-2-like yields MVLKVSFLLVLIVLHFFTLKAISKNHNVEPKKSLTDFAVRDLTRIQTLHKRVIEKKSQNFISRLQNTKEESNKSYKLPVVSPATPPEYFTGNYSSQLVATLESGVSFGSGEYFIDVFIGTPSKHFSLILDTGSDLNWIQCVPCYVCFDQNGPYYDPKDSSSFNNISCHDPRCQFVTSPDPPQPSCKAEENQTCPYFYWYGDSSNTTGDFALETFTVNLTKPNGKTELKIVENVMFGCGHWNRGLFHGAAGLLGLGRGPLSFASQLQNLYGHSFSYCFVDRNSNSSVSSKLIFGENKELLRNHNLNFTSFVGGKENTFYYVEIKSIMVGGEVLNIPQETWNLSSEGVGGTIIDSGTTLTYFAEPAYEIIKEAFMKKIKGYAIVESFLPLKPCYNVSGIEEMELPEFGILFSDGAVWDFPVENYFIQIESDDVVCLAILGTPKSALSIIGNYQQQNFHILYDVKKSRLGYAPMKCSQV; encoded by the coding sequence ATGGTTTTGAAAGTTTCTTTCCTTCTAGTTCTCATTGTGTTACATTTCTTCACTTTAAAAGCTATTTCTAAGAATCACAATGTTGAGCCTAAAAAATCATTGACTGATTTTGCAGTTAGAGACTTAACAAGAATTCAAACTTTGCATAAAAGGGTCATTGAAAAGAAGAGCCAAAACTTCATTTCAAGGCTACAAAATACAAAGGAAGAATCAAACAAGTCCTATAAGCTGCCGGTGGTTTCTCCGGCTACACCACCGGAATATTTTACCGGCAACTATTCAAGTCAGCTTGTGGCAACTTTGGAGTCAGGAGTCAGTTTTGGTTCCGGTGAGTATTTCATCGATGTGTTCATCGGTACACCATcaaaacatttttctctaaTACTCGATACCGGTAGTGATCTTAACTGGATTCAATGTGTTCCTTGTTATGTTTGTTTTGATCAAAATGGACCATATTATGATCCAAAAGATTCTAGTTCTTTCAACAATATAAGTTGTCATGATCCGCGATGTCAATTCGTGACATCGCCTGATCCTCCTCAGCCTTCTTGCAAGGCTGAGGAGAATCAAACTTGTCCGTATTTTTATTGGTATGGTGATAGCTCAAACACAACCGGCGATTTTGCACTTGAAACATTCACAGTAAATCTTACAAAGCCTAATGGTAAAACCGAACTCAAAATCGTCGAAAATGTTATGTTTGGTTGTGGTCATTGGAATAGAGGACTATTTCACGGCGCAGCCGGATTATTAGGATTAGGAAGAGGACCATTATCATTTGCTTCACAGCTACAAAATCTCTATGGTCATTCATTTTCCTATTGTTTTGTGGATAGAAATAGTAATTCAAGTGTTAGTAGCAAATTGATATTTGGTGAAAACAAAGAGCTTCTTAGAAACCATAATTTGAATTTCACTTCTTTTGTTGGTGGAAAAGAGAACACATTTTACTATGTTGAGATAAAATCTATTATGGTTGGTGGTGAGGTTTTAAACATACCTCAAGAAACATGGAATTTGTCATCAGAAGGTGTTGGTGGTACAATAATTGATTCTGGTACAACTTTAACTTATTTTGCTGAACCAGCTTATGAGATTATTAAGGAAGCATTTATGAAGAAAATTAAGGGTTATGCAATTGTTGAAAGTTTTTTACCATTAAAGCCTTGTTATAATGTTAGTGGAATTGAAGAAATGGAATTGCCTGAATTTGGAATCTTGTTTTCAGATGGAGCTGTTTGGGATTTTCCAGTTGAGAATTATTTTATTCAGATTGAATCTGATGATGTGGTTTGTTTGGCTATTTTAGGGACTCCTAAATCTGCTCTTTCAATAATTGGAaattatcaacaacaaaattttcatattttgtaTGATGTTAAGAAATCTAGACTTGGTTATGCTCCAATGAAGTGTTCTCAAGTTTAA